In one Molothrus ater isolate BHLD 08-10-18 breed brown headed cowbird chromosome 6, BPBGC_Mater_1.1, whole genome shotgun sequence genomic region, the following are encoded:
- the FGF4 gene encoding fibroblast growth factor 4, translating to MQLPRRVLVLTMNKGAEQLQEKREDSGEQEGPGMPLPAALLPALLLGLLWPGAVRGRSPPGRLPAGPRQRRWDAALFARSVARLPAERRDAARDGDYLLGIKRLRRLYCNVGIGFHIQVLPDGRIHGIHSENRYSLLEISPVERGVVSIFGVKSGLFVAMNSKGKLYGSAHFNDECKFKEILLPNNYNAYESRIYPGMYIALSKNGRTKKGNKVSPTMTVTHFLPRI from the exons ATGCAGCTTCCACGGAGGGTGCTTGTCCTGACAATGAATAAGGGAGCAGAACAGctacaggaaaaaagagaggacAGTGGAGAGCAGGAAGGAC CCGGGATGCCTCTCCCCGCGGCGCTGCTCCCGGCGCTGCTCCTCgggctgctgtggccaggggCGGTGCGTGGCCGCTCGCCCCCGGGTCGCctccccgccgggccccgccaGCGCCGCTGGGACGCGGCGCTTTTCGCCCGCTCCGTCGCTCGCCTCCCGGCCGAGCGCCGCGATGCCGCCCGCGACGGCGACTACCTGCTGGGCATCAAGCGGCTGCGGCGCCTCTACTGCAACGTGGGCATCGGCTTCCACATCCAGGTGCTGCCCGACGGCCGCATCCATGGCATTCACAGCGAGAATCGATACA GTCTGCTGGAAATTTCTCCTGTGGAAAGAGGTGTGGTGAGCATATTTGGTGTCAAAAGCGGACTCTTCGTGGCCATGAACAGCAAAGGCAAACTCTATGGATCT gCCCATTTCAATGATGAGTGCAAATTCAAAGAGATTCTCCTGCCAAACAACTACAATGCTTATGAATCCAGGATTTATCCCGGGATGTACATAGCCCTGAGCAAAAATGGAAGAACAAAGAAAGGCAATAAAGTATCTCCCacaatgacagtgacacatTTTCTTCCTAGAATCTGA
- the FGF19 gene encoding fibroblast growth factor 19 has product MGSIWDAAGSMELIRASYKRLGGGCGRATAPRRRAGMGLRPAALALLALAAAAASALPLPLPDAGPHLNYGWGEPIRLRHLYTASKHGLFSCFLRIGADGRVDAAGSQSPQSLLEIRAVAVRTVAIKGVQSSRYLCMDEAGRLHGQLRYSTEDCSFEEEIRPDGYNVYRSKKHGISVSLSSAKQRQQFKGKDFLPLSHFLPMINTVPMESADFGEYGDYSQAFEPEAFSSPLETDSMDPFGIASKLSPVKSPSFQN; this is encoded by the exons ATGGGCTCTATATGGGATGCGGCCGGATCGATGGAGCTGATAAGGGCGAGCTATAAAAGGCTGGGGGGCGGCTGCGGCCGCGCTACAGCCCCGAGGCGCCGCGCAGGGATGGGGCTGCGCCCCGCCGCGCTGGCGCTGCTCGCTctggcggccgccgccgcctccgcgctgccgctgccgctgcccgaCGCCGGCCCGCACCTCAACTACGGCTGGGGAGAGCCCATCCGGCTGCGGCACCTCTACACCGCCAGCAAGCACGGCCTCTTCAGCTGCTTCCTGCGCATCGGCGCCGACGGCCGGGTGGACGCGGCCGGCAGCCAGAGCCCGCAGA GTCTGCTGGAGATCCGCGCCGTGGCCGTGCGCACCGTGGCCATCAAGGGCGTGCAGAGCTCCCGGTACCTGTGCATGGACGAGGCGGGGCGGCTGCACGGGCAG CTCAGGTATTCCACTGAAGACTGTTCCTTTGAGGAGGAGATTCGCCCAGATGGCTACAACGTGTATAGATCCAAAAAACATGGAATATCAGTGTCTTTGAGCAGTGCCAAACAGAGACAGCAGTTCAAGGGGAAAGATTTCCTTCCCCTGTCTCACTTCTTGCCCATGATCAACACGGTGCCCATGGAGTCAGCAGACTTTGGTGAATATGGCGATTACAGCCAAGCCTTCGAGCCAGAGGCGTTCTCCTCGCCCCTGGAGACGGACAGCATGGATCCCTTTGGCATTGCCTCCAAACTGTCCCCAGTGAAGAGCCCCAGCTTCCAGAACTGA